The following proteins come from a genomic window of Solwaraspora sp. WMMA2065:
- a CDS encoding HTH domain-containing protein produces MGLPEGGSATGAVAAGPDGRTRDRLVGLLLERGAATAAQLGDELGLSPAAIRRHLDAMLADGDVVTRDAVTRARRRRGRPAKVFRLSDDARSRHGRYRYDSMAAAALRWIAGHGGEAELEAFAAAQVAGLEARCRAAIDDAGADPIARAEALAAALSAEGYAANASTIASGGQLCQHHCPVAHVAAEFPQLCEAETAVISRLIGTHVQRLATIAHGDGVCTTHIPDPRRAGGAPTVAIDVSTDHVTSTVRTDR; encoded by the coding sequence GTGGGCCTCCCGGAGGGCGGGTCGGCGACCGGTGCGGTCGCCGCCGGCCCGGACGGGCGTACCCGGGACCGCCTGGTCGGGCTGCTGCTGGAGCGGGGGGCGGCGACCGCCGCTCAGCTCGGTGATGAGCTCGGGCTGAGCCCGGCGGCGATCCGCCGCCACCTGGACGCGATGCTCGCCGACGGCGACGTGGTGACCCGGGACGCGGTCACCCGGGCCCGCCGGCGACGCGGTCGGCCGGCCAAGGTCTTCCGGCTCAGCGACGACGCCCGGTCCCGGCACGGGCGCTACCGCTACGACAGCATGGCCGCCGCCGCGCTGCGCTGGATCGCCGGTCACGGCGGCGAGGCGGAGCTGGAGGCGTTCGCGGCGGCTCAGGTCGCCGGGCTGGAGGCGCGGTGCCGGGCGGCGATCGACGATGCCGGTGCGGACCCGATCGCCCGCGCGGAGGCCCTCGCCGCCGCACTCAGCGCCGAGGGCTACGCTGCCAACGCGTCCACCATCGCCTCCGGGGGGCAGTTGTGCCAGCATCACTGTCCCGTGGCCCATGTGGCTGCCGAGTTTCCACAGCTGTGCGAGGCTGAGACCGCGGTGATCTCCCGCCTGATCGGCACCCATGTGCAGCGGCTGGCCACCATCGCTCACGGCGACGGGGTGTGCACCACGCACATTCCGGACCCGAGACGGGCCGGCGGCGCCCCGACCGTTGCCATCGATGTTTCCACCGACCACGTCACCAGCACTGTGAGGACAGATAGATGA
- a CDS encoding COX15/CtaA family protein — MPVSPSGRLTAGPALLRRLALASLVANVAIVLTGGGVRLTGSGLGCPTWPRCTDDSYVTTPEMGVLGIIEFGNRVLGILVGMIALATLLAVLRSRPRRLDLRGPALGVLGLVILQGLIGGVSVRVQLNPWVVALHFMLSMVTIAVAYGLWQRVRVGGRTNRDVVARPLRQLAFVITAVSFGVLVLGTVVTGSGPHAGDPDAGRTGLDPQAMSQLHADSVALLIGLSVAWWFALRAVGAPRPAVRAAAVLVVVELAQGLIGVVQYLTDLPVALVSAHMLGACLVWLATLGALWSTRTREPTGPQSAATRVVSDDGNERPLVGAQP, encoded by the coding sequence GTGCCCGTCTCCCCGTCCGGTCGGCTGACCGCCGGCCCCGCCCTGCTCCGGCGGCTCGCGCTCGCCTCCTTGGTGGCCAACGTCGCGATCGTGCTGACCGGGGGCGGCGTGCGGCTCACCGGGTCCGGGCTCGGCTGCCCGACCTGGCCGCGCTGCACCGACGACTCCTACGTCACCACGCCGGAGATGGGCGTGCTCGGCATCATCGAGTTCGGCAACCGGGTCCTCGGCATCCTGGTCGGCATGATCGCGCTCGCCACCCTGCTGGCGGTGCTGCGGTCCCGGCCACGCCGGTTGGACCTGCGCGGACCGGCCCTCGGCGTACTGGGACTGGTGATCCTGCAGGGCCTGATCGGCGGGGTCAGCGTCCGGGTGCAGCTCAACCCCTGGGTGGTGGCGCTGCACTTCATGCTGTCGATGGTCACCATCGCGGTGGCGTACGGGTTGTGGCAACGGGTACGCGTCGGCGGCCGCACCAACCGAGACGTGGTGGCCCGGCCGCTGCGCCAGTTGGCCTTCGTGATCACCGCCGTGAGCTTCGGGGTGCTGGTACTCGGCACCGTGGTGACCGGCAGCGGCCCGCACGCCGGCGACCCGGACGCCGGGCGCACCGGGCTGGACCCGCAGGCCATGTCCCAGCTGCACGCTGACTCGGTCGCCCTGCTGATCGGGTTGTCGGTCGCCTGGTGGTTCGCGTTGCGCGCGGTCGGCGCACCCCGACCGGCGGTACGCGCGGCGGCCGTGCTCGTCGTCGTGGAGCTCGCCCAGGGACTGATCGGCGTGGTCCAGTACCTCACCGACCTGCCGGTCGCGCTGGTCAGCGCGCACATGCTCGGCGCGTGTCTGGTGTGGCTGGCCACCCTCGGCGCGCTCTGGTCGACCCGGACCCGGGAGCCGACCGGGCCGCAATCAGCTGCTACCAGGGTGGTTTCCGACGACGGCAACGAACGCCCCCTGGTCGGAGCGCAACCGTAA
- a CDS encoding APC family permease, which yields MSTFRTSRSGTVAATLARSRLGVPQVLFFVLAAAAPLTVVAGGASTGYAVTGTTAVPVAYLLIAVVMAVFAVGYVAMSRHVVNAGAMYSYVAHGLGRIPGIAAAFVAVVAYNAMQIGLYGAFGVVAAEVLAVAGATVPWWLCALAGWALVTVLGLARVDLNGRILAGLLLAELAVIIGYSIVMVGHPADGAAVAGLDPRQLLTPGVAAMLVGGIAGFVGVEAGTVFAEETRDPRRTVARATYFAVTIAGVCYAGSAWAMAVAAGPNDVVAQAREYGTELMFVLVDPHIGTTLVDAGRLLFLTSLFAALLAFHNTVARYLFALGRERVLPAALGRTNRRTGAPKLGSLVQSGLAVAVIVGYAATGLDPITHLFFWVTVTGGLGVLILMTVTSLAVIGYFRRDPRGESAWRRLVAPGAATGALGLILVGTVTSFGDLLGIGASPLRWWFPAGYALAALAGVGWALWLRTRRPQTYRTIGWGADSGTAQPVPPAPVRPSARV from the coding sequence GTGTCTACCTTCCGTACGAGCCGGTCCGGCACCGTCGCCGCGACGTTGGCCCGGTCCCGCCTGGGCGTACCCCAGGTGTTGTTCTTCGTTCTCGCCGCCGCCGCGCCGCTGACCGTGGTGGCCGGCGGCGCCAGCACCGGCTATGCCGTCACCGGCACCACCGCGGTGCCGGTCGCCTACCTGCTCATCGCGGTGGTGATGGCGGTCTTCGCCGTCGGCTACGTGGCGATGAGCCGGCACGTCGTCAACGCCGGCGCGATGTACAGCTACGTCGCGCACGGTCTCGGCCGGATCCCCGGCATCGCGGCGGCGTTCGTCGCCGTCGTCGCGTACAACGCGATGCAGATCGGGCTGTACGGCGCTTTCGGCGTGGTTGCCGCCGAGGTACTCGCCGTCGCCGGTGCCACCGTGCCGTGGTGGCTCTGCGCGCTGGCCGGCTGGGCCCTGGTGACCGTACTCGGCCTGGCCCGCGTCGACCTCAACGGCCGGATCCTGGCTGGCCTGCTGCTGGCCGAGCTCGCGGTCATCATCGGCTACAGCATCGTCATGGTCGGCCACCCCGCCGACGGTGCCGCCGTCGCGGGTCTCGACCCCCGCCAGCTGCTCACCCCAGGGGTGGCGGCGATGCTGGTCGGCGGCATAGCCGGTTTCGTCGGTGTCGAGGCCGGCACGGTGTTCGCCGAGGAGACCCGTGATCCGCGTCGTACGGTCGCCCGGGCCACCTACTTCGCGGTGACGATCGCCGGAGTGTGCTACGCGGGTTCCGCCTGGGCGATGGCGGTGGCGGCCGGCCCGAACGACGTCGTCGCCCAAGCCCGCGAGTACGGCACCGAACTGATGTTCGTGCTGGTCGACCCGCACATCGGCACGACGCTCGTGGACGCCGGCCGGTTGTTGTTCCTGACCAGCCTGTTCGCCGCGCTGCTCGCGTTCCACAACACCGTTGCCCGGTACCTGTTCGCCCTCGGGCGGGAACGGGTGCTGCCGGCGGCGCTCGGCCGGACGAACCGGCGGACCGGCGCGCCGAAGCTCGGCTCGCTGGTGCAGAGCGGGCTCGCCGTCGCGGTGATCGTGGGGTACGCGGCGACCGGGCTGGATCCCATCACCCACCTGTTCTTCTGGGTGACCGTCACCGGTGGGCTCGGCGTGCTGATCCTGATGACCGTGACCTCACTCGCGGTGATCGGCTACTTCCGCCGCGACCCGCGTGGCGAGTCGGCCTGGCGACGACTGGTCGCGCCGGGCGCGGCCACCGGCGCGCTCGGGCTGATCCTCGTCGGCACCGTCACCAGCTTCGGTGACCTGCTCGGCATCGGCGCGTCCCCGCTGCGCTGGTGGTTCCCGGCCGGGTACGCCCTGGCCGCGCTGGCCGGCGTCGGTTGGGCGCTCTGGCTGCGTACCAGGCGTCCGCAGACGTACCGGACGATCGGCTGGGGCGCCGACAGCGGCACCGCCCAACCGGTGCCGCCGGCACCCGTCCGGCCGTCGGCCCGCGTCTAA
- a CDS encoding heme o synthase: protein MSMVTERPAHDRARVRSVAEADQVPGTAADPGPVAVPDLLAVVRAYVSLTKPRIIELLLVTTVPTMMVAAGGLPSLGLVAVVLVGGTLAAGAANALNCFIDRDIDQLMRRTKRRPLPNHVVSPRHALIFGLVLAVSSVALMAVFTNWLATGLTLAAIAYYDLVYTLWLKRTTPQNTFWGGVCGAAPVLIGWAAVTGGLAPVAWALFAVVFFWQLPHFYALAIKYKVDYARAGIPMLPVVASERRVGVEIVLFSWLTVGSSVLVWPLGMSLIYAVPAVVVGVVFLLEAHRLQRRSGRGLPVQPMRLFHWSTTYLTVLFVAVALDALV from the coding sequence GTGAGCATGGTCACCGAGCGCCCCGCCCATGACCGGGCGCGGGTCAGGTCCGTCGCCGAAGCGGACCAGGTGCCCGGCACAGCGGCGGACCCAGGGCCGGTGGCCGTGCCCGACCTGCTGGCTGTGGTCCGGGCATACGTGTCGCTCACCAAGCCGCGGATCATCGAGCTGCTGCTGGTCACGACCGTACCGACGATGATGGTCGCGGCCGGTGGCCTGCCGTCGCTCGGGCTGGTGGCGGTGGTGCTGGTCGGCGGCACCCTGGCCGCCGGTGCGGCGAACGCGTTGAACTGCTTCATCGACCGGGACATCGACCAGCTGATGCGCCGGACGAAGCGTCGGCCGCTGCCGAACCACGTGGTCAGCCCCAGGCACGCGCTGATCTTCGGGTTGGTGCTCGCGGTGAGCTCGGTGGCGCTGATGGCGGTCTTCACCAACTGGCTCGCCACCGGGCTGACCCTGGCGGCGATCGCCTACTACGACCTCGTCTACACGCTGTGGTTGAAGCGTACGACGCCACAGAACACGTTCTGGGGTGGTGTCTGCGGCGCCGCTCCGGTGCTGATCGGCTGGGCGGCGGTGACCGGCGGCCTGGCCCCGGTGGCCTGGGCACTGTTCGCCGTGGTGTTCTTCTGGCAGCTGCCGCACTTCTACGCGTTGGCGATCAAGTACAAGGTGGACTACGCGCGGGCCGGGATCCCGATGCTGCCGGTGGTGGCCTCCGAACGTCGGGTCGGCGTGGAGATCGTACTGTTCAGTTGGTTGACGGTCGGGTCGTCGGTGCTGGTCTGGCCGTTGGGCATGTCATTGATCTACGCGGTCCCGGCGGTGGTGGTCGGGGTCGTCTTCCTGTTGGAGGCTCACCGGCTGCAGCGCCGGTCCGGGCGTGGTCTGCCGGTCCAGCCGATGCGGCTGTTCCACTGGTCGACGACCTACCTCACGGTGCTCTTCGTTGCTGTGGCGTTGGACGCGCTGGTCTGA